A single genomic interval of Pseudomonas sp. FeN3W harbors:
- a CDS encoding YecA family protein, whose amino-acid sequence MSIQNSPYAAFATLLAGAPQTVSPAELHGLLLGRSCAGAGFDIEPWLTDASDLLGEAPQDNVRQALIGLQEMVKGELAGDDIAVVLLLPSDDAPLAERAVALGQWCQGFLAGFGLTAGDRALSAESMEVLQDLSAIAQIQDSLEESEDGETDYMEVMEYLRVAPLLLFTECAKPVPAAPKPSLH is encoded by the coding sequence ATGTCCATTCAGAATTCCCCGTATGCCGCTTTCGCCACACTTCTGGCTGGCGCACCGCAAACCGTATCTCCTGCCGAATTGCATGGCCTGTTGCTCGGTCGCAGCTGCGCCGGCGCCGGCTTCGATATCGAGCCCTGGCTGACCGATGCCTCGGACCTGCTCGGCGAAGCGCCGCAGGACAATGTCCGCCAGGCCCTGATCGGCCTGCAGGAGATGGTCAAGGGCGAACTCGCTGGCGACGACATTGCCGTCGTTCTGCTACTGCCCAGTGATGATGCGCCGCTGGCCGAGCGCGCTGTCGCGCTGGGCCAGTGGTGCCAGGGTTTTCTCGCCGGCTTCGGTCTGACCGCTGGCGACCGCGCGCTGAGCGCCGAGTCCATGGAAGTACTACAGGATCTTTCGGCCATCGCGCAGATTCAGGACTCGCTGGAAGAGTCCGAAGACGGCGAGACCGATTACATGGAGGTGATGGAGTACCTGCGCGTGGCGCCGCTGCTGCTGTTCACCGAGTGCGCCAAGCCGGTACCCGCTGCACCGAAACCTTCCCTGCATTGA
- the pepP gene encoding Xaa-Pro aminopeptidase translates to MTRIPKSEYARRRKALMEQMEPNSIAILPAAPMYIRNRDVEHVYRQDSDFQYLSGFPEPEAVIALIPGREHGEYVLFCRERDPERELWDGLRAGQDGAISEYGADDAFPIGDIDDILPGLIEGRDRVYYAIGTNEAFDHRLMEWIKTIRAKARQGAQPPSEFVALDHLLHDMRLYKSSNEVKVMKHAAEISARAHIRAMQASRAGLFEYHLEAELDYEFRKGGAKMPAYGSIVAAGRNACILHYRENDAPLKDGDLVLIDAGCEIDCYASDITRTFPVNGRFSPEQKAIYELVLKANEEAFKHIAPGKHWNEAHEATVRVITAGLIELGLLQGEVDQLIASEAYKPFYMHRAGHWLGMDVHDVGDYKIGGEWRVLEPGMAMTVEPGIYIAVDNQNVAKKWRGIGVRIEDDVVVTKTGCEILTDGVPKSVAEIEALMAAAREQVA, encoded by the coding sequence ATGACTCGCATCCCGAAATCGGAATACGCCCGTCGGCGCAAGGCGCTGATGGAGCAGATGGAACCCAACAGCATCGCCATTTTGCCGGCGGCGCCGATGTATATCCGCAACCGCGATGTCGAGCATGTCTACCGCCAGGACAGCGATTTTCAGTACCTTTCCGGCTTTCCCGAGCCGGAGGCGGTGATCGCACTGATTCCCGGGCGTGAGCATGGCGAATACGTGCTGTTCTGCCGCGAACGCGACCCTGAGCGCGAGCTGTGGGACGGCCTGCGTGCCGGGCAGGACGGTGCGATAAGTGAATACGGTGCCGACGATGCCTTTCCCATCGGCGACATCGACGACATCCTCCCCGGCCTGATCGAAGGGCGTGACCGGGTCTACTACGCCATTGGCACCAACGAGGCCTTCGATCACCGGCTGATGGAGTGGATCAAGACCATCCGCGCCAAGGCCCGCCAGGGCGCACAGCCGCCCAGTGAGTTCGTCGCGCTCGATCACCTGCTGCACGACATGCGCCTGTACAAGTCGAGCAACGAGGTGAAGGTGATGAAGCATGCGGCGGAGATTTCCGCGCGCGCGCACATCCGTGCCATGCAGGCCAGCCGCGCCGGGCTATTTGAGTATCACCTGGAAGCCGAGCTGGATTACGAGTTCCGCAAGGGTGGGGCGAAGATGCCGGCTTACGGCAGCATCGTCGCCGCGGGACGCAATGCCTGCATCCTGCATTACCGCGAAAACGATGCGCCGCTGAAGGATGGCGACCTGGTGCTGATCGACGCCGGTTGCGAAATCGACTGCTACGCCAGCGACATTACCCGCACCTTTCCGGTCAACGGCCGCTTCTCGCCCGAGCAGAAGGCCATTTACGAACTGGTGCTCAAGGCCAACGAAGAGGCGTTCAAGCACATCGCCCCCGGCAAGCACTGGAACGAGGCCCACGAGGCCACCGTACGGGTGATCACCGCCGGGCTGATCGAACTGGGCCTGCTGCAGGGCGAGGTCGACCAGCTGATCGCCAGCGAGGCCTACAAGCCTTTCTATATGCATCGCGCCGGGCACTGGCTGGGCATGGACGTGCATGACGTCGGTGACTACAAGATCGGCGGCGAGTGGCGCGTGCTCGAGCCCGGCATGGCGATGACCGTCGAGCCGGGCATCTATATCGCCGTGGACAATCAGAATGTCGCCAAGAAGTGGCGTGGCATCGGCGTGCGCATCGAGGATGACGTAGTGGTGACGAAGACCGGCTGCGAGATCCTTACCGATGGCGTGCCGAAGAGTGTCGCCGAAATCGAGGCGCTGATGGCGGCCGCTCGCGAGCAGGTCGCCTGA
- the ubiH gene encoding 2-octaprenyl-6-methoxyphenyl hydroxylase: protein MQSLAIIGGGLVGASLALALQDGARERGWRIHLIEPFEPGHEYQPSYDARSTALSYGTRLIYQRLGIWERIAERAEPILRIHVSERGSFGAARLDCAREGVEALGYVVENAWIGHCLWQALDDQVVVRHCPAEVERLEPSATGYRLSFTDGQLLECDLTVLADGGRSGLREQLGIQVSRRPYGQTALIANITPGKPHGGLAFERFTEDGPMALLPLQDDRCALVWTRSQVDAARLAQAHEAVFLAELQEAFGYRLGALQQVGARHLYPLTLIEAEEQVRSGLVVLGNAAHSLHPIAGQGYNLSLRDVDALSVALLRSDAALGDLVVLQEYARRQRFDQRVTVGFSDQVTRLFGDSGRLVAAGRNLGLLGLDLMPTAKRWFARQAMGLGTRAG, encoded by the coding sequence ATGCAGAGCCTGGCGATCATCGGCGGCGGGCTGGTCGGAGCCAGTCTCGCGCTGGCCTTGCAGGATGGCGCCCGTGAGCGCGGCTGGCGCATCCATCTGATCGAGCCGTTCGAGCCCGGCCATGAGTACCAGCCGAGCTATGACGCGCGCTCCACCGCGCTGTCCTACGGCACCCGGCTGATCTACCAGCGCCTGGGTATATGGGAACGCATCGCCGAGCGTGCCGAGCCGATTCTGCGCATTCATGTGTCCGAGCGCGGTAGTTTCGGCGCGGCACGTCTCGATTGCGCGCGCGAAGGCGTCGAGGCGCTGGGTTACGTGGTCGAGAACGCTTGGATCGGCCATTGCTTATGGCAGGCGCTGGATGATCAGGTGGTGGTCCGCCACTGTCCGGCCGAGGTCGAGCGACTGGAGCCCAGCGCCACCGGCTACCGGTTGAGTTTTACCGATGGTCAGCTGCTGGAGTGCGACCTCACCGTGCTCGCCGATGGTGGTCGCTCCGGGCTGCGCGAGCAGCTTGGTATCCAGGTATCGCGCCGGCCTTACGGCCAGACCGCGTTGATTGCCAATATCACACCTGGCAAACCGCATGGTGGCCTGGCTTTCGAGCGCTTCACCGAAGACGGCCCGATGGCGCTGCTGCCATTGCAGGATGATCGCTGTGCGTTGGTGTGGACGCGCTCCCAGGTCGATGCCGCGCGCTTGGCGCAGGCGCACGAGGCGGTTTTCCTCGCCGAACTGCAGGAGGCCTTCGGTTATCGCTTGGGCGCGTTGCAGCAGGTCGGGGCTCGGCATCTGTATCCGCTGACGCTGATCGAGGCCGAAGAGCAGGTACGTTCGGGGCTGGTGGTGCTCGGCAACGCGGCGCACAGCCTGCACCCGATCGCCGGCCAGGGCTACAACCTGTCGTTGCGTGATGTGGATGCGCTGAGCGTCGCTTTGCTACGCAGCGATGCCGCACTGGGCGACCTGGTTGTGCTGCAGGAGTACGCTCGCAGGCAGCGCTTCGATCAACGCGTGACGGTCGGCTTCTCCGATCAGGTCACCCGGCTGTTCGGTGATTCCGGTCGGCTGGTCGCGGCTGGACGCAATCTCGGTCTGCTCGGGCTGGACCTCATGCCCACCGCCAAGCGCTGGTTTGCGCGCCAGGCCATGGGCCTGGGCACTCGCGCTGGCTGA
- a CDS encoding DUF4442 domain-containing protein has product MSGSRLARKARFLRWAMNFYPPYIGAGVRVRHISADMRLVRVKMVLRWYNRNYVGTQFGGSLYSMVDPFFVLMLMENLGRDYIVWDKAANIEFVSPGRGAVYAEFAISDKLLDEIRAHTADGGKYLPRMHVEVRDGEGSLVARVQKTLYIRLKPRARQPGEK; this is encoded by the coding sequence ATGAGCGGCTCCCGTTTGGCGCGCAAGGCGCGGTTTCTGCGCTGGGCCATGAATTTTTACCCGCCATACATCGGAGCTGGTGTTCGGGTGCGGCACATCAGTGCGGATATGCGCCTGGTTCGGGTCAAGATGGTGCTGCGCTGGTACAACCGCAATTATGTCGGTACGCAGTTCGGCGGCTCGCTGTATTCGATGGTCGACCCGTTCTTCGTGCTGATGCTGATGGAGAATCTCGGGCGCGACTACATCGTCTGGGACAAGGCGGCCAACATAGAATTCGTCAGCCCCGGGCGCGGCGCGGTCTACGCCGAGTTCGCCATCAGCGACAAGTTGCTGGATGAGATCCGCGCGCACACGGCCGATGGCGGCAAGTACCTGCCCAGAATGCATGTCGAAGTGCGGGACGGCGAGGGCTCGCTGGTGGCACGGGTGCAGAAGACCCTTTACATACGACTCAAGCCGCGGGCGCGGCAGCCAGGAGAGAAGTGA
- a CDS encoding 2-octaprenyl-3-methyl-6-methoxy-1,4-benzoquinol hydroxylase — MQADLIIVGAGMVGSTLALALEGCGLDIVVLDASPLEIADFDPQGGFEPRVSALSAASQRILQRVGAWPGIAARRASPYTDMHVWDGSGTGQIHFSAETVHAEVLGHIVENRVVQDALLEAMQRRGGLQLIGGARVEQLTQTAEGWRLTLGDGRELHTPLLIAADGANSAIRRLAGCATREWDYLHQAIVTSVRCSEPHQRTAWQRFTDDGPLAFLPLDRDGDRHWCSIVWSVTEAQAKRLMALDDLAFRAALERAFEQRLGEVLEVDPRLCIPLRQRHAKRYVQPGLALIGDAAHTIHPLAGQGVNLGLLDAAVLAEVLKAAMARGERVADVQVLSRFERRRMPHNLAMMAAMEGFERLFQANPLPLRWLRNTGLKAVQALPEAKALFVRQALGLSGDLPELARP, encoded by the coding sequence ATGCAAGCGGATCTGATCATCGTGGGTGCCGGCATGGTCGGCAGTACGCTGGCTCTCGCCCTCGAAGGTTGTGGGCTGGATATCGTCGTGCTCGATGCGAGCCCGCTCGAGATCGCCGACTTCGACCCGCAGGGCGGCTTCGAGCCGCGAGTCAGTGCGCTGTCCGCAGCCAGCCAGCGCATCCTGCAGCGGGTCGGCGCCTGGCCGGGCATCGCCGCGCGCCGCGCCAGCCCCTACACCGACATGCATGTATGGGATGGTTCAGGCACCGGGCAGATTCATTTTTCCGCGGAAACCGTACATGCCGAAGTGCTTGGGCATATCGTCGAAAATCGTGTGGTGCAGGATGCGCTGCTGGAGGCGATGCAGCGCCGCGGCGGTCTGCAGCTGATCGGCGGCGCGCGCGTCGAGCAGCTGACGCAAACCGCCGAAGGCTGGCGGCTGACGCTGGGCGATGGTCGCGAGTTGCACACGCCCCTGCTGATCGCCGCGGACGGCGCCAACTCGGCGATTCGCCGCCTGGCTGGCTGCGCAACCCGCGAGTGGGATTATCTGCATCAGGCCATCGTCACCAGCGTGCGTTGCAGCGAGCCGCACCAGCGTACGGCCTGGCAGCGTTTCACCGATGACGGCCCGCTGGCCTTTCTGCCGCTCGATCGCGATGGCGACCGGCACTGGTGCTCCATCGTCTGGTCGGTTACCGAGGCGCAAGCCAAGCGGCTCATGGCGCTGGATGACCTGGCGTTCCGCGCCGCGCTTGAGCGTGCCTTCGAGCAACGCCTGGGCGAGGTGCTGGAAGTCGATCCGCGGCTGTGCATCCCGTTGCGTCAGCGCCATGCCAAACGCTACGTGCAGCCGGGCCTGGCGTTGATCGGCGACGCGGCGCACACCATTCATCCGCTGGCCGGCCAGGGCGTGAATCTTGGTCTGCTGGATGCCGCCGTGCTGGCGGAAGTGCTCAAGGCGGCGATGGCCCGTGGTGAGCGGGTGGCCGACGTGCAGGTGCTGAGTCGCTTCGAGCGTCGGCGCATGCCGCACAACTTGGCGATGATGGCGGCCATGGAAGGTTTCGAGCGGCTGTTCCAGGCCAATCCGCTGCCGCTGCGCTGGCTGCGCAATACCGGTCTCAAGGCGGTGCAGGCGCTGCCCGAGGCGAAGGCTCTGTTCGTTCGTCAGGCGCTCGGGTTGAGCGGCGATCTGCCGGAACTGGCCCGGCCCTGA
- a CDS encoding extracellular solute-binding protein: protein MQARKGLFAALALTALSGAVQAADEVVVYSSRIDELIKPVFDAYTEKTGVAIKFITDKEAPLMARIKAEGANTPADLLLTVDGGNLWQAEEMGILQPLNSQVVKDNIPAQYRSSNDAWTGLSLRARTIVYSPERVKDGELSTYEALADERWDGRLCLRTSKKVYNQSLTATMIETHGAEKTEEIIKGWVGNLATDVFADDTALVQAVDAGQCDVGIVNTYYFGRLHAQNPQLKAKLFWPNQEDRGVHVNLSGIGLTKHAPNPDAARKLVEWMTSEEAQSIFADINMEYPANSSVKPSDEVAAWGEFKADTIPVEVAGKRQAEAIKLMDRAGWN, encoded by the coding sequence ATGCAGGCACGCAAAGGTTTATTCGCCGCTCTGGCGCTGACGGCGCTGTCGGGTGCCGTCCAGGCTGCCGACGAAGTAGTGGTCTACTCCTCGCGCATCGACGAGCTGATCAAGCCGGTGTTCGACGCCTACACCGAGAAGACCGGTGTCGCGATCAAGTTCATCACCGACAAGGAAGCTCCGCTGATGGCCCGCATCAAGGCCGAAGGCGCGAACACTCCAGCGGACCTGCTGCTCACCGTCGATGGCGGCAACCTCTGGCAAGCCGAGGAAATGGGCATCCTGCAGCCGCTGAACTCCCAGGTGGTCAAGGACAACATCCCGGCCCAGTACCGTTCCTCCAACGACGCCTGGACCGGCCTGTCGCTGCGCGCGCGGACCATCGTCTACTCGCCGGAGCGGGTCAAGGACGGTGAGTTGAGCACCTACGAGGCACTGGCCGACGAGCGCTGGGACGGCCGCCTGTGCCTGCGCACCAGCAAGAAGGTCTACAACCAGTCGCTGACCGCGACCATGATCGAAACCCACGGCGCCGAGAAGACCGAAGAGATCATCAAGGGTTGGGTCGGCAATCTCGCCACCGACGTTTTCGCTGACGACACGGCGCTGGTGCAGGCCGTCGACGCCGGGCAGTGCGATGTCGGCATCGTCAACACCTACTATTTCGGTCGTCTGCACGCGCAGAACCCGCAGCTCAAGGCCAAGCTGTTCTGGCCGAACCAGGAAGACCGCGGCGTACACGTCAATCTGTCGGGCATCGGCCTGACCAAGCACGCACCGAACCCGGATGCCGCGCGCAAACTGGTGGAGTGGATGACCAGCGAAGAAGCGCAGAGCATCTTTGCCGACATCAACATGGAGTATCCGGCCAACTCGAGCGTGAAGCCGTCTGACGAAGTGGCGGCGTGGGGCGAGTTCAAGGCTGACACCATTCCGGTGGAAGTGGCCGGCAAGCGCCAGGCCGAAGCCATCAAGCTGATGGATCGCGCCGGCTGGAATTGA
- a CDS encoding iron ABC transporter permease — MSHPVERRWYPITFAVAALVLLPLSILLFSWSSIDTEIWSHLWDTQMPRLLGNTLTLVLGVGIGVVVLGVSLAWLTALCEFPGRRWLDWALMLPFAIPAYVLAFVFIGLLDFAGPVQTLAREWFGSGIRFPRVRSTGGVITVLVLVFYPYVYLLARSAFLAQGKGLMEAARALGQSPWQAFWRVALPMARPAIGAGLALAMMETLADFGAVSVFNFDTFTTAIYKTWYGFFSLTSATQLASLLLLAVMLVLYGERRARGAARPANERARSAALYRLTGIKAFAASAWCGLVFLCAFIIPLLQLLVWLWQRGRFDLDERYAGMILHTLYLGAIAALITVSVALLLAFARRQAPVRSIRSAVSLANLGYALPGSVLAVSIMLAFSYLDRHMVIPLSSWLGAGGKPILLGSLGALLLAYLIRFMAVAFGPLENALARIRPSLPQASRSLGVGGPALFFRVYLPLLLPGTLSAALLVFVDVLKEMPATLLMRPFGWDTLAVRIFEMTSEGEWARASLPALTLVLVGLLPVVLLIRRSARRPG, encoded by the coding sequence GTGTCCCATCCCGTCGAGCGCCGCTGGTATCCCATCACGTTTGCTGTCGCAGCCCTGGTGTTGTTGCCACTGAGCATCCTGCTGTTCAGCTGGAGCAGTATCGATACCGAGATCTGGTCGCATCTGTGGGACACGCAGATGCCGCGTCTGCTGGGCAATACCCTGACGCTGGTGCTCGGCGTAGGCATCGGCGTGGTGGTGCTTGGTGTCAGCCTCGCCTGGCTGACGGCATTGTGCGAATTTCCCGGGCGCCGCTGGCTGGATTGGGCGCTGATGTTGCCGTTCGCGATTCCGGCCTACGTGCTGGCGTTCGTCTTCATCGGGCTGCTCGATTTCGCCGGTCCGGTGCAAACCTTGGCGCGCGAGTGGTTCGGCAGCGGCATCCGCTTCCCTCGGGTGCGCTCCACCGGCGGCGTCATCACGGTGCTGGTACTGGTGTTCTACCCCTATGTCTATCTGCTGGCACGCTCGGCCTTTCTCGCCCAGGGCAAAGGGCTGATGGAAGCGGCGCGGGCGCTCGGCCAGTCGCCCTGGCAAGCCTTCTGGCGCGTGGCGCTGCCAATGGCGCGACCGGCCATCGGTGCCGGACTGGCCCTGGCGATGATGGAAACCCTGGCCGACTTCGGTGCGGTGTCGGTATTCAACTTCGACACCTTCACTACCGCGATCTACAAGACCTGGTATGGCTTCTTCAGCCTCACCAGCGCCACCCAGCTGGCCAGCCTGTTGTTGCTGGCGGTGATGCTGGTGCTCTACGGCGAGCGGCGCGCGCGGGGTGCTGCGCGGCCGGCCAATGAGCGAGCGCGCTCCGCGGCGCTGTATCGGCTGACCGGAATCAAGGCGTTTGCGGCCAGCGCCTGGTGCGGCCTGGTATTTCTCTGTGCGTTCATCATCCCGCTGTTGCAGCTGCTGGTCTGGCTCTGGCAGCGCGGGCGCTTCGATCTCGACGAGCGTTATGCCGGGATGATCCTGCACACGCTCTATCTCGGCGCCATCGCCGCACTGATCACCGTGAGCGTGGCGTTGCTGCTGGCCTTCGCCCGACGACAGGCGCCGGTGCGCTCGATCCGCAGCGCGGTGAGCCTGGCCAATCTCGGCTACGCCTTGCCGGGTTCGGTGCTGGCGGTTTCGATCATGCTGGCGTTCAGTTACCTCGACCGGCACATGGTCATTCCGCTGTCGAGCTGGTTGGGCGCTGGCGGCAAGCCGATCCTGCTGGGCAGCCTCGGCGCGTTGCTGCTGGCCTATCTGATCCGCTTCATGGCGGTCGCCTTCGGCCCGCTGGAGAACGCCCTGGCACGGATTCGCCCCTCGTTGCCGCAGGCATCACGCAGTCTGGGTGTCGGTGGCCCGGCGCTGTTCTTCCGTGTCTACCTGCCGCTGTTGCTGCCGGGCACGTTGAGTGCGGCGCTGTTGGTGTTCGTCGATGTGCTCAAGGAAATGCCGGCGACCCTGCTGATGCGGCCGTTCGGCTGGGACACTCTGGCCGTGCGCATCTTCGAGATGACCAGTGAAGGTGAGTGGGCTCGCGCGTCGCTGCCGGCACTGACCCTGGTGCTGGTCGGGCTGCTGCCGGTGGTGCTGCTGATTCGCCGTTCGGCGCGACGCCCTGGCTAG
- the gcvT gene encoding glycine cleavage system aminomethyltransferase GcvT — protein MGQRTPLYDQHLALGAKMVDFGGWDMPLHYGSQVEEHHQVRRDCGVFDVSHMTVVDVSGEQARDYLQRLLANDVARLKSTGRALYTAMLNERGGVIDDLIVYLTDWGYRLVVNASTRDKDLAWMQAQAAGFAVEVRERPELAMLAIQGPHARARTSELVSQARAGLIHDLKPFQGMADGDWFIGRTGYTGEDGLEIILPAEQAPDFLSELVGAGIPPIGLGARDTLRLEAGLNLYGQDMTEEVSPLAANMGWTVAWEPAERDFVGRAALEQQQARDDLPKLVGLVLEERGVLRAHQVVRVNGVGDGEITSGSFSPTLGKSIALARVPAGTAERAEVEIRGKWYPVRVVQPTFVRHGKVLV, from the coding sequence ATGGGTCAGCGTACTCCCCTCTACGATCAGCACCTTGCGCTCGGTGCCAAGATGGTCGACTTCGGTGGCTGGGACATGCCACTGCATTACGGCTCCCAGGTAGAAGAACATCATCAGGTTCGTCGTGACTGCGGCGTATTCGACGTCTCGCACATGACCGTGGTCGATGTCTCCGGCGAGCAGGCCCGCGACTATCTGCAGCGCTTGCTGGCCAACGACGTGGCGCGCCTGAAAAGCACCGGTCGGGCGCTCTACACGGCGATGCTCAACGAGCGCGGCGGGGTGATCGACGACCTCATCGTCTACCTGACCGACTGGGGGTATCGCCTGGTGGTCAACGCCAGTACCCGCGACAAGGACCTGGCCTGGATGCAGGCCCAGGCGGCCGGCTTTGCCGTCGAGGTCAGGGAGCGCCCCGAACTGGCCATGCTGGCCATCCAGGGGCCGCATGCCCGGGCGCGTACCTCCGAGCTGGTGAGCCAGGCCCGGGCCGGGCTGATTCACGACCTCAAGCCGTTCCAGGGTATGGCAGACGGCGACTGGTTCATCGGGCGTACCGGCTACACCGGCGAAGATGGTCTGGAGATCATCCTGCCGGCCGAGCAGGCACCGGACTTTCTCAGCGAGCTGGTCGGCGCCGGTATCCCGCCGATCGGCCTTGGCGCGCGCGACACTCTGCGTCTGGAGGCCGGACTCAATCTGTACGGCCAGGACATGACCGAGGAGGTTTCGCCACTGGCTGCCAACATGGGCTGGACCGTGGCCTGGGAGCCGGCCGAGCGCGACTTCGTCGGCCGCGCCGCCCTGGAGCAGCAGCAGGCGCGTGACGACCTGCCCAAACTGGTCGGTCTGGTATTGGAAGAGCGCGGCGTGCTGCGTGCCCATCAGGTGGTGCGGGTGAATGGCGTCGGCGACGGCGAGATCACCAGCGGCAGTTTTTCTCCTACGCTTGGCAAATCCATCGCCCTGGCCCGTGTGCCGGCCGGCACCGCCGAGCGCGCGGAAGTGGAGATTCGTGGCAAGTGGTATCCGGTGCGGGTCGTGCAGCCGACATTCGTGCGCCACGGCAAGGTACTGGTGTAA
- the gcvH gene encoding glycine cleavage system protein GcvH, giving the protein MSNIPSDLRYAASHEWARLEADGSITVGISDHAQEALGDVVYVELPEVGRQLNAGQEAGVVESVKAASDIYAPVAGEVIAVNEALADSPELVNSDPYGSWFFRLQPSDTSELDKLLDAAGYQAACDADA; this is encoded by the coding sequence ATGAGCAATATCCCCAGCGATCTGCGTTACGCCGCCAGCCACGAGTGGGCCCGTCTCGAAGCGGACGGCAGCATCACCGTCGGTATCTCCGATCACGCCCAGGAAGCGCTGGGGGATGTGGTCTACGTCGAGCTGCCCGAGGTCGGGCGCCAGCTCAATGCCGGTCAGGAAGCCGGCGTGGTCGAGTCGGTGAAAGCCGCGTCCGACATCTATGCGCCGGTGGCCGGCGAGGTGATCGCGGTCAACGAGGCGCTTGCCGATTCGCCGGAGCTGGTCAACAGCGACCCCTACGGCAGCTGGTTCTTCCGCCTGCAGCCGAGCGATACGTCGGAGCTGGACAAGCTGCTCGACGCAGCCGGCTACCAGGCCGCCTGCGACGCCGACGCCTAA